In one window of Microbacterium sp. PM5 DNA:
- a CDS encoding HNH endonuclease, with translation MIEEGLVCHICGGPIDTTLDRRDPMSFTADHVTPLALGGHLVCNELRPAHMRCNARRGDNTDTEIWEAS, from the coding sequence GTGATCGAGGAAGGCCTCGTCTGCCACATCTGCGGCGGACCCATCGACACCACCCTCGACCGCCGAGACCCGATGTCGTTCACCGCCGACCACGTCACACCCCTCGCCCTCGGCGGCCACCTGGTCTGCAACGAACTCCGCCCCGCCCACATGCGCTGCAACGCCCGCCGCGGGGACAACACCGACACCGAGATCTGGGAGGCATCATGA
- a CDS encoding single-stranded DNA-binding protein, protein MSIKTIVGRLGNAPEVRATQSGKTVVSFSVAETKRKFDRNTNEWADDFTIWHDIESWQNTDAIAALTKGDQVIVVGEERDASYEHRETGKTVRRIVVRAQSVGVVVRDGKPQGGQQSAGAWAPATQQTDAWAAQDGEQF, encoded by the coding sequence ATGAGCATCAAGACCATCGTGGGACGTCTCGGGAACGCACCGGAGGTTCGTGCGACGCAGTCGGGGAAGACCGTCGTGTCGTTCTCGGTCGCGGAGACGAAGCGGAAGTTCGACCGGAACACGAACGAGTGGGCCGACGACTTCACGATCTGGCATGACATCGAGTCGTGGCAGAACACCGACGCGATCGCCGCCCTCACCAAGGGGGATCAGGTCATCGTCGTCGGTGAGGAGCGGGACGCATCGTACGAGCACCGTGAGACCGGGAAGACGGTCCGCCGCATCGTCGTCCGCGCGCAGTCGGTCGGTGTCGTCGTGCGGGACGGGAAGCCGCAGGGCGGACAGCAGTCGGCGGGTGCGTGGGCGCCGGCGACGCAGCAGACGGACGCATGGGCCGCTCAGGACGGGGAGCAGTTCTGA